In Kutzneria kofuensis, the DNA window CCAGTCCGGCAACGAGGTCCGGGAACTTCGCACCAGCCACGGGCGGGTCATCATGCGGGCCAGCAGGCGGTGGTAGATGCCGGCCATGGCGGCGCAGCAGGCCCGGCTGCGACCGTCCAACCGGGGCAGCAGCCGCAGGCCGATCGTGTACCACTCCTCGGCCCGCGCGCCCTCGTACGCCAGCAGCGCCGACAGCGCATCCTCGTCGTCGACCAGGTTGCCGTGCGCGTCGAGTTCCAGCGTGCAGCCGAACCGGCGCAGATCCTCGGCCGGCAGGTAGATCCGGCCGTTGCGGCGGTCCTCCAACACGTCCCGCAGGATGTTGGTCAGCTGCAGGGCGACGCCGAGCGCGTCGGCCAGCTGCGCGTCGCGGGCCTGGTCCGGGCTGCCGAACACGGCCAGCGACAACCGTCCGATCGAGCCGGCGACGCAACGGCAGTAGTGGCGCAGGTCCTCGAAGTTCTCGTACGTCGCGCCGAGCACGTCGGCCTGGCAGCCGTCGATCAGCTCGTCGAACGCGCCCAGCGGCAGGCCGAACCGCAGCGTGGCGTCGTTCAACGCCACGGCGACCGGATCGTCCTTGCGGTCCGCGAGATTGTGCAACCTTTCACGAACTTCGTTCAGGCCGGCCAGGCGTTCCGCGGTCGGCGCGTCGCCGTCGCCGATGTCGTCCACGAGCCGGGCGAACGCGTACACGGCGCTGAGCGCGCGGCGCTTCAGCGGCGGCAGCAGGCGGATTCCGTAGGAGAAGTTCTTGGCCTGCTCACCGGTGACCCGCTCGCAGTAGTCGTATGCGGCGTCGACGGTCAACTGCGTCTGGGTCACCGGCCACCGCCGAGCGACCGCGCGAGTTCGGCGATCGTGCGGGATTTACGTGGTCGTGGCGTCGTTGTCAGCACGTCGAAA includes these proteins:
- the hpnD gene encoding presqualene diphosphate synthase HpnD, whose product is MTQTQLTVDAAYDYCERVTGEQAKNFSYGIRLLPPLKRRALSAVYAFARLVDDIGDGDAPTAERLAGLNEVRERLHNLADRKDDPVAVALNDATLRFGLPLGAFDELIDGCQADVLGATYENFEDLRHYCRCVAGSIGRLSLAVFGSPDQARDAQLADALGVALQLTNILRDVLEDRRNGRIYLPAEDLRRFGCTLELDAHGNLVDDEDALSALLAYEGARAEEWYTIGLRLLPRLDGRSRACCAAMAGIYHRLLARMMTRPWLVRSSRTSLPDWEKVLVAARSLAGSRP